The region GCCGAGCTGGTCGATCAGCCCGTCGTGCCGGTCGGGTCCCGAGAAGCCGAGAGCGAGCAGCACGAGGTCGGCGGGGAGGCTCCGCCCGGAGCCGGGGACCGGGCGGCGCCGCTCGTCGACCTCGACCAGATGCAGGGAGCGCACATGACCGTCCGCGTCCCCGGTGAAGTGGAGCGTGGACGCCGCGAAGAGGCGTGCGTCCGCGTCCGCGGCGGGCGCCGTCTCCAGGTCGCGGGCCTCCTCGTGCGCGGCCGAGAGCCGGTAGATCTTGGGGTATGTCGGCCACGGCTCGACGTCCTCGTCGCGCTCGGCCTCCGGCTGCGGATAGATGTCGAGCTGGGTCACGGATGCGGCGCCCTCGCGCACGGCGGTCCCCAGACAGTCGGCGCCCGTGTCACCGCCGCCGACGATGACGACGTGTTTTCCGGCCGCGGACAACGGCGAGACCTCCAGATCCCCCTCGCACACCCGGTCGGCCAGCGGCAGATACTCCATCGCCTGATGGATGCCAGCCAACTCCCGCCCCGGAACGTCAAGTTCGCGCCAGGCCGTGGCGCCCACCGCGAGCACGACGGCGTCGTAGCGCGCCCGCAGCTCGGCCGCCCCGAGGTCGCGGCCGATCGCCGTGGACGTCCGGAACTTCGTGCCCTCCGCCCGCATCTGCTCCAGCCGCCGGTCCAGATGCCGCTTCTCCATCTTGAACGCGGGGATCCCGTACCGCAGCAGCCCACCGATCCGGTCGGCCCGCTCGTACACGGCGACGGTGTGCCCGGCCCGGGTCAGCTGCTGCGCCGCGGCGAGCCCGGCGGGCCCCGACCCGATCACCGCGACCGTACGGCCGGAGAGCCGGTCCGGTGGACGCGGTGGCGTGAAACCGTCCGCCCAGGCGCGGTCGGCGATGGCGACCTCGACGTTCTTGATCGTCACCGCGGGCTGGTTGATCGCGAGAACACAGCCCGCCTCGCAGGGCGCCGGGCACAGCCGGCCGGTGAACTCGGGGAAGTTGTTCGTCGCGTGCAACCGGTCGCTCGCCGCCCGCCAGTCCTCGCGCGAGACGAGGTCGTTCCACTCGGGGATCAGATTGCCCAGCGGGCAGGCGTCGTGGCAGAACGGAATGCCGCAGTCCATACAGCGGTCGGCCTGCCTGCTGATGATCGGCAGCAGCGCACCGGGAACGTACACCTCGTTCCAGTCCCGCACCCGTTCCTCGACGGGCCGACGGGGATTCTCCTCGCGCGGAGTGGTCATGAATCCCTTGGGATCGGCCATGGCCGTCTCCCTCACGTACGCGTACCGGTACGGGGCCGCGCGACCATCGAACGCCTTCGGCCCACGGCCCTGGGCGGCACTCCTTTCCCGCCACGATACGTCGCCTTCACGTACCCTGCCGCTCAGCTGCGGGCCCCGGTCGTGGCCGGTGGCGGCCTCAGGTGAGGGCCAGCGTGTACGAGACCGCCGCGGCGGCCGACGCGACCGCGCGGACGTGGTTCCACAGCGTCCACTCGCGCACGTACGAACGCCAGTACACGGCCGCCTCCGGCGTACCCGGGTCCATCCTCAGCAGCGCGTCGTTGCGCGGGACGTTGGCGACGACCGTCACCCCGAACGTCCCGAACAGATACAGCGCGCTGCCCAGCAACAGCTCCACCGTCCCCTCGTCGGGCAGCAGCACGAAGGTGACCACGGCGAGCACGGCACACAGCCCCGCCGACCCGACGAACACGAGCATGAACGCCGGGCGCACCGCGGCCACGTTGATCGCGTTCATCGCCGCCACGCCCTGCGCGGGCGGCAACTCGGCGAGCCCCCGCATCACGAACGTCGAGAACCCGCAGAACACCCCGGCCACCAGCCCGCAGCCGAGCACCCCCAGCACGGTCAGCACGAAATACGGTCCATCGATCATGACAACTCCCCCGTCGCTCCCCGAAGCCCAAGATCCTGCACGGCGCCCACCGTCACCACAAGTGAAATCCCACACCGCCACAGTGACCATGGCCGAGGGGCGCGGAGGCATGCGCGAGCGTCCGGAACCGGGTGGCACGCCCTCGCCGGGTGGCACGCCGTCACGCGCGTGCCGCGAGCTCGTCGTGCCACCCCTGGAGCCGCGCCTCCACCGCGGCCGCGATCCGACGGCGCGCCTCGTGCCGCGGCACGCCACTCATCAGCAACTGGTCGTACGGAGTGTCCGTGTGCCGTACGGCGGCACGGACCGCAGCCGTCACCGCGGCCTCGGACAGCGCACGGCCCGCGGCGCTGCGCCCCACCCGGCCGCTCCCGCGCACCGAGGCGTGCGCGGCGATCGCCCGCGCCCGGTCGGCAGGACAGCCGGGGAAAAGCCCGCGTATCTCCCGCGCGAACGCCTCCGTGAACCGCAGATCCTCCGCCTCCCGCCGTCGCGCGTCCCGTGCCCGCCGCCGCCTTCGCACCTCCGCGTCCGCCAGGCACCGCTCCTCGGCCCGGGCGAGCGCCGCCTCCTCGACGAGGACGCCCTGCCGCTCGTAGCGGCTCCGCCGCCGGTTGAAGCGCACCACCACCGCCGACAGCGCGCTGCCCTCCCGCGACCGGCGCGTCAGCGCCGTGTCGCCCCGCGGCAGGAACACCAGGTGCCCCAGGTCCGCGCAGTCCAGACAGCGTGGCTCCCCCTCCTCCAGCACCAGCAGCGCCAACGGCCCGCTCCGGCACTCGGCACAGAGCCGCTTCTTGAGCGGCTGGATGACGAGAAGTCCGCCAGGGGGCGGGGGAGTTGCGATCGGTGCCATAGGTCGTTCATTCCCCCGTCGGGGGCGGCTCCCTACGCGATGCCGCCGCCTTCTCGACACCGCCTCCTCCTCGACCCCTGCCCCCTGGGGCCCGCCCCCCGCCCCCCTCACCCCCCACCCTCTTCTCGCCCCGCCCCCCGCCTCCCTGGCCCTCGCCGCTCGCCGCGCCCACGAGAGCGACTCGTGATCGCGGCATCATGGGCCTGTGCGACTCGAAGCGATCACCTGGGAACGGCTCGGCGACCTCCTCGCCGAGCGCCTGCTCGACCTGAAACCGGACGACGGCAGTCCGTGGCCGCGGATCGCTTTCGACGGAGCCCCCGCCGCCCACCCCGGTGATCTCGCGCAGCGCGTCTGTGAGGCGCTGCGCATACGCGGCCGGTCCTCGCTCGTCGTCGGCACGGAGGGCTTCCTGCGCCCCGCGTCACTGCGGCTCGAATACGGTCACGAGGACGCCGAGGCGTACTACAACGGCTGGGTCGACACCAGCGCCCTGTGGCGCGAGGTCTTCGGCCCGCTCGACCCCGGCGGCGACGGCCGCGTCCTGCCCGACCTCTGGGACCCGGCCACCGACCGCGCCACCCGCAGCCCCTATGTCCAGCTCCCTCCCGGCGGGGTGCTGTTGCTCCACGGCCCCTTCCTGCTGCGGCACTGGTTCCCGTTCGACCTGAGCGTCCACGTCCTGCTCTCCCCGGGCGCCCTTCGCCGCCGCACTCCGGAATCCGAGCACTGGACCCTGCCCGCCTTCGAGCGCTACGAGACGGAAGTGGACCCGGGCGCCACGGCCGACGTCCTGGTCCGCGCCGACGATCCCCGCCACCCGGCCTGGAACGGCTGAGCGGCTGCCACGGAAAAGCATCCCGGACTTCCGGGTGCGCGTCCCTGGGGACACGGCAAGAATGTAGGGCGCCGGGACTAGCGGTGTGTTCCGCGCCGCGCCGGCCGTCCGGCACCGGGAGGTACTTCATGACCACCGCCGGAGACATCATGCACCGTGGTGCCCAGTGGATCCCCGCTCACGAGACTTTGGACCGCGCAGCCCAGCTGATGCGGGAGCTCAACGTGGGCGCGCTGCCCATCAGTGACGAGAACGAACGGCTCTGCGGCATCCTCACCGACCGCGACATCGTCGTCGGCTGTGTCGCCATGGGCCACGACCCGGCCCAGGTCACCGCGGGCGAGATGGCCCAGGGCACCCCGCGCTGGATCGAGTCGGGTGCCGATGTCGGCGAGGTGCTCCAGGAGATGAAGGGGCACCAGATCCGCCGGCTTCCCGTGATCGAGAACAAACGCCTCGTCGGCATGATCAGCGAGGCCGACCTGGCCCAGCATCTGACGGACGAACAGCTCGCCGCGTGGGTCGAGAGCGTCTACGCGAGGAGCGCGTTGCGCTGACCGCGCGGACTCTTCCGACCGGGAGGGTCATGAGCGCGCACTCCCGCCCGGCCGGCCGAGCCGGGCGAGGAGCGGCTCACCACTCTCACAGCCAGCCGTTGCGCCGGAACCCCCGGTACAGGACGAGGCAGGCGAGGGTGATCACGCCGATGACTATGGGGTAACCGAACCGCCAGTGCAGTTCCGGCATGTGGTCGAAGTTCATGCCGTAGAGCCCGCAGACCATCGTCGGTACGGCGATGACCGCCGCCCAGGCCGTGATCTTCCGCATGTCCTCGTTCTGCGCCACCGTCACCTGCGCGAGGTGCGCCTGCAGGATCGAGTTGAGCAGTTCGTCGAAGGCGGCGATCTGCTCGGTGACCCGCAGCAGATGGTCGGAGACGTCCCGGAAGTACGCCTGTATCTCCGGGGCGATCACCCGTATCGGCCGGGTGGCGAGCTCCTGGACGGGGCGGGCGAGCGGCACCACCGCCCGCTTCAGTTCGAGGAGTTCGCGCTTGAGCTGGTAGATGCGGCCGGCGTCCGCCCGCGCGCCGTTCTCGGCGAACACATCGGCCTCGACCTGGTCGATGTCCTCCTGGACCGAGTCCGTGACATGCACGTAGTCGTCGACCACATGGTCCGCGATCGCGTGCAGCACCGCGGCCGGGCCCTTGGCGAGCTGACGGGCGTCCGCCTCCAGCCCCTCGCGCAGCGGCCCCAGTGACCCGTGCCGTCCGTGCCGCACGGTGATGACGAAGTCGGACCCGACGAAGACCATGATCTCGCCGGTGTTCACCACCTCGCTGGTCGCCGTCAGCTCCTTGTGCTCGACGTAGCAGACCGTTTTGAACACCGCGAAGAGTGTGTCGCCGTACCGCTCCAGCTTAGGCCGCTGATGGGCCTCCACCGCGTCCTCGACGGCCAGCGGGTGCAGGTCGAAGAGGTCGGCGATGCCGGCGAACTCCTGGTCCGTGGGCTCGTGCAGCCCGAGCCAGACGAAACCCTCGTCGCTCTTGCGGATCCGCTCCACGGTCTCGACGAGATCGCGTCCGCCCGGGACCCTGGCGCCGTCCTGGTACGCCACGCAGTTCACCACCGCCGTGCCCAGCGGGGACCGGGCGTGGTGACTCAGGTCGACACGGGTACGCCGCCGGGCCAGCCGCGCCACCTTACGGAGGCCGCCGACCTTGCCGAGGCCCGTGACCTTCCGCAGATTCCCTGCCATGGACATCCGGAACTCCTTGCGTGGATCTCCCCGCGCCGTACTTCGCGCCCTGGCGTGCAAGTCTGCCAGTCCCTTTCGCCCGCCGGGAAAGCCTGTGGGAACGGAATGTTCCACTTCGCTTCGGTGGTGCCGGGCGGTCTCGGACCAGACCGGGCAGGGTTGCTGTCCGAGCGTCAGAGGAGGTCGGTGCCCGCGGTGACGCACGGGTGGGGAGAACGGGAGCGTCGGCGATTCCGGACAAGCGGGTCAACTGGGATGATCGCTGTATGACGCAAACCGACGGCTATCTTCTCGACAACCGGCAGACCGAGGCGGGAAAGCGCTTCGACGCCTTCGCCACTCTCTTCGACCCCACGACCTTCCGGCACATCGAGCGCTTCGGCATCGGGTCCGGCTGGCGCTGCTGGGAGGTCGGCGCGGGCGGCACGTCCGTGGTGTCCTGGCTCGCCAAGAAGGTCGGCCCGACCGGGCGGGTCGTCGCGACCGACATCGACACGTCGTGGGCGGCCTCCGCGGCCCGCCCGCCGGTCGAGATCCGGGTGCACGACGTGGGCGCCGAGGAACCGCCGGGGGAGGGCTTCGACCTCGTGCACGCACGGCTCGTGCTGGTCCATGTACCGGACCGGGAGCGGGCGTTGCGGTCGATGGTCAAGGCACTGCGGCCCGGCGGACGGCTTCTCATCGAGGACGCCGACCCCGCGCTGCAACCGCTGCTCTGCCCCGACGAACACGGCCCCGAGCAACAGCTCGCGAACCGGCTGAGGCACGGCTTCCGCAAGCTGCTCGCCGAGCGCGGCGCCGACCTCTCCTACGGCCGTAAACTCCCTCGCCTGCTGCGGGAGGCGGGACTGCGCGAGGTGGAGGCCGACGCGTACTTCCCCGTCACCTCGACCGCCTGCGCAGACCTCGAGTCCGCGACGATCCGTCAGATCCGCGACCAGCTCGTCACCGCGGGACTCGCCACCGACGAGGACATCGACCGTCACCTGGCCAACGTGGCCTCCGGCTCGATGGACCTGGCGACCGCGCCGATGATCTCGGCCTGGGGACGCAAGTAGCGCCACTACCGGCCCCGCGCCCCCTCGGGCCTGCCCCCGACCCGCTCCACCGCCATCGCCCCCGCCCTGCACCCCTCCACCGCCGCCGCCTCGGGCTCGGCGCCCGCGAGAAGAGCGGCGAGGAACGCTCCGGTGAAGGCGTCGCCGGCACCCGTGGTGTCGCGAGGGTTCGCGGGCACCGCCGGGACGTGGGCCCGTACGGCACCCGAGCGGGCCACCAGGGCCCCGTCGGGGCCCTGCTTCGCGACGACCAGGGGGACGTGGCGGCTCAACTTGGCCGCCGCGTCCGCCGGATCGGGCAGGCCCGTCAGCAGGAACGCCTCGTCGCGACTGGGCAGCAGCAGATCGACGCCCTCGGCGAGCGCGAGGAAGCGGTCCACGCCCAGTTCCGTGAGGAACCCCGCCGACGCGGGGTCCAGGCTGACCGGTACCCCCCGCGCGCGTGCCGACTCCAGAGCCACCGACACCAGCGCCCGGCTCGGCTCGGAGAAGAACAGATAGCCCGACAGATGCAGCCGCGCGACACCGTCGAGCAGCGCGGGCGACCAGTCGTCGGGGCCGAGCCGCAGGGAGGCCCCGCTGTCGGTGAGAAACGTCCGCTCGGCCGAGGCACCCTGGTCCACCAGGCAGATCACCGTCCCCGTCGGCGCCTGCGGATCGACGACGAGGAGGGGGCGTACGCCGCAGGCCACCAGCTCACGCTCGTGCCAAGCGGCGGCATCCGCCCCCACCCGGCCCAGCAGTCGCACCTCCGCGCAGCCCCGATGCGCGGCCCAGCACGCGACGTTGGCACCGGCCCCGCCCGGCAGGGTTCGGATCGCGGCGGCCGTGTCGGTGCTCGCCGCGAGCGGCCCGTGGTGCCGGGCGACGATGTCCGTGACCACGTCACCGACGACGAGCAGTGCCCCCGTCGCCGCGCCCACATCCCGCCCGGCAGCGTCCCGGTCCGCCCGGTTTGCGCCCCGGCCCGGGCCGCCGCCGCGATCCGTCCCGTTCATGCCCCGGCCCAGGCCGCCGCGATCCGTCCCGCGAGTCGTACGTTTCCGCGCACCGCCGCCAGATTGGCGCTCAGTGACGCGCCGTCGGTGTGCCGCACCAGATGGTCGAGCAGGAACGGCGTCACGGCCTGCCCGCTCACGCCCTCCGCCTCGCACGCCCGCAACGCCTCGGCGAGCACGCGCGCGTGGAGCGCGGGATCGAGCTGCTCCTCCTCGGGGACCGGGTTCGCCACGATGAGCGCCGATTCCGGGCCGTCCAGCGCGTCCTGCGCGCGCATGACGTCCGCCACCTGCCCCGGGGAGTCCAGCGTCCAGTCCACGGGATGCCCCGAGTCGGACAGATAGAAGCCGGGGAAGCGAGCCGTGCCGTACCCGGCCACCGCGATGCCCAGTGTCTCCAGGCGCTGCAGTGTCGCCGGCACGTCCAGGATCGACTTGACGCCCGCGCACACCACCGTGATCCGGGTTCGCGCCAGCAGACCCAGGTCCGCCGACTCGTCCTGCGTCACCGTCCACTCCCGGTGCACCCCGCCGAGGCCGCCCGTCGCGAACACGCGGACACCCGCGAGAGCGGCCAGCAACGCCGTCGCGGACACGGTCGTCGCGCCGCTCGCGCCCGCCGCCACCGCGAGCGGCAGATCGCGGTGCCCCAGCTTGCGGATCCCGTCCTCGTTGGCGACCCGCTCCAACTGCTCCTTGTCCAGTCCGACATGGGGCCGCCCGTCCAGCACGGCGATCGTCGCCGGTACGGCGCCCTCCTGCCGTACGACGTCCTCCAGCTCCAGCGCGACCTGCAGATTGCGCGGGCGGGGCAGCCCGTGCGCGATGATCGTCGACTCCAGGGCCACCACCGGCCGGCGCGCGTCGAGCGCTTCCCGCACCTCTTCGGACACCTCGATCACGTGCCTGCCTCCTGTCTGCCGCCTTTCCTCATCTCTGGCGGGCGGCGCGCCCGGTCAAACCCTTGCGACCTGCGGCGTACGACACCAGCCTGGGGGCATGACGGACAACTCGGCACGTCTTGACCATGTCGTCCTCTGGGTGCGCGATCCGGTCGCCTCGGCCGACTTCTACGAGAAGACGGTCGGCCTGGAACCCGTGAGGGTCGCCGAATACGCAGAGGGGAAGGCACCGTTTCCCTCCGTGCGCGTCAATGAAGAGACCATTCTCGACCTCATGGCCCTCCCCATGGCCGCGTACATGAACATGATCCCGGGCGCCGCGGACAGCGCGGGGCACCCGGTCAACCACGTATGCCTGTCCTTCCGGGAAGCCGATTTCGACGCGCTGCACACACGTCTGGAGGAAGGGTCCGTCCCCCTTTCGGGCTTCTCGTACGACTCCTTCGGGGCCCGTGGCATGGCCAAGCGCAGCTTCTACTTCCAGGACCCGGACGGAAACGTCTTCGAGGCACGCCACTACGACTAGGTTCCGGGCCTTCCGGCGACCCTGCGCGTGAGGCTTTCTCGCATGCCCTTAAGGTGACCGCTCATGAGCATGAACACGCAGGCCACCCCGTCCTTCGCCGTGCACATCCCCGACGCCGAGCTGGAACCGGAGCCCCTGGACCCGGCTCAGATCGTCTCCGGCGACCCGGTGGTGAGCGGCAAGGTGCTGTGGGAGTCGGCCGACGGCAAGCAACTGCGCGGCATCTGGCAGATCACGCCCGGAGTGGTCACGGACACCGAGGCCAACGAACTCTTCGTCGTCGTCAGTGGCCGCGCCACGATCGAGGTCGAGGGCGGTGACGTGATCGAGGTGGGTCCGGGCGACGCGGCCGTGCTGCGCGAGGGCGACCGTACGACGTGGACCGTGCACGAGACGCTCCGCAAGGCTTACCACATCAGCCTCTGAGGCCCTTCGGCGCTCACCGGCGGCTTCGGCCTCGGCGCCGCGTGAACAGCGCCAGCCCGCCCAGCGGCACCAGCAGGCACGCGGCGAGGAGGTTCAGCCACCCGTAGCTCGCCTGTGCGACGACGAGACCGGCGGTCGCCCCACCGACACCGGCCGCCGTGTTCATGGTCAGGTCGGACACCCCCTGGGCGGCGGCCCGCGCGGCCTGGGGCACCGAGTCCGTCAGGAGCGCCGAGCCGGACACGAGCCCGGACGACCAGCCGAGGCCCAGTACGAAGAGCCCCGCGGCGATCTGCCCGTGGCTGCCGCCCGCCGTGCCCGCGAGGAGCGCCGCGCAGGCCAGCAGGCCCACGGCGAGCCCGATCCCGGAGAGCCGCCCGAGCCGGTCCGAGAGTCGCCCCATGAGGGGCGAGAACGCGTACATGCCCGCGATGTGGCCACTGATCACCAGCCCGATCAGATCGATGCTCGCCCCGTGGTGTCCGAGGTCGACGGGGGTCATCGACATGATCGAGACCATCGCGGTGTGCGAGACGGCCACTGTCACGAGCGCCAGCCTGGCCCGCGGCGAGGCGGCGACCGCGGCGAAACCGGCGCGGATGGAACGCGCCTGAGCCGACTGCTCCTCGACGGGCGCCAGCGCCCGGGCGGTCAGCAGAGGATCGGGACGCAGCAGTACGGCCATCAGCAGCGCGGAGAGGAGGAAGACCCCGGCCGCCCAGACGAACGGCCCCGCTGCCTCGGGTATCCCGAGCCCGGAGACGCTGCGTCCGGCGGGCGCGGCGATGTTGGGCCCCAGCACCGCTCCGATCGTGGTCGCCCACACCACGTTCGAGATGGCCCGGGCACGCCGCTGCGGCTCGGCCAGATCGGCGGCCGCGAACCGCGCCTGGAGGTTCGCCGACGAGGCCGCGCCGAAGCCCGCCATGCCGAGCAGCAGCAGCGGAAAGCTCCCCAGAGACGCGGCGACCACGACGACGCCCGCTCCCGACGCCCCGATGAGGTACGCCAGCACCAGGCCCGGTCGGCGTCCTCGCGCGGTCATCAGCGCGGCCAGCGGCACGGAGAGCACCGCCGTCCCGGTGACCGTCGCGGTGGGCGCGAGCCCGGAGAGCGACTCGGTGCCGCTGACCTGCTTGGCCAGCACGGTGGCGAGTGCGATGCCGGTGGCGACGCCGAGCCCACCGAGGATCTGACCGGCGATGAGTACGGCGGTGATGCGGCGCCGCAGCGCCGGTATCTCCTCGGCTTCCACGGGTACGGCGAGCTGCCGCTCGACGGAGGTCACGGCGAACACTGGGATGCGCTGGAATCGGCTCGGGTCACCGGCGCAGTTTCCAGCCCGCGCCCCCACATGAACAAGGGATATCGCGAGCGATGAGCGCTGTCGCCTCCACCGGTCCGGCAGGTACGGCAGCCCACACCGGGCACGCCAGGCACCGTACGCGGCCGCCGACCGCCAGTCCCGTCCGTCAGAACAACGGCTCCGGCAGCACCCCTTCCAGCGCCAGCAGCTTCCGCTTGGTCTCCAGGCCGCCCCCGAACCCCCCGATGCCGCCGTCGCTCTCCACCACCCGATGGCACGGCACGACGACCGGCAGCGGGTTCGAGCCCATGGCCACGCCCACGGCCTGCGCCGCGCCCGGCTGGCCGACCCGTCGGGCCAGGTCGCCATAGCCCACGACCCCGCCGTACGGAACTCCCGCGGCCAGCTCACGCAGCACCTGACGGTTGAACCCGGAGATCAGCGACCAGTCCAGCGGCAGCTCGAAGTCCCGCCGCTCGCCCGCGAAGTACGCTGCGACCTGGCGTATCGACTCGGCCAGGAGCGGTGACCCGGGTGCCTCGACCGGCTCGGCGCCCAGACGCGCGGCGAGCCGCTCGAGCGCCTTGTCGCGCACCGCGTCCGTGGCGTGGAAGACCACGTTCACCAGGCCGTCCGGTGTCGCCGCCAGCAGCAGCGGACCGATGTCCGTGCCGACGACGGCCCACACGACCCGCTGTTCGTCCTGCCCATCGCTGTTCATGCGATCCACCGTACGATCCGCCACTGACAATGCCCGCGGCACGGACGCCGCCCGGCGTCCGCACCACGGGCGAGAGGCCTGCCGACAGCCCGTTCAGGTCTGTTGCAGAGCGCTCCGGATCACGTCGGGCTTGTTCGTGATCACGCCGTCCACGCCGTAACCCGCCAGGCGCCGCGCGGTGTCCGCGTCGTCGATGGTCCAGGCGAAGACCTCCATCGGCCGGCGGTGCGGTCCGACGAACGAGTGGACCGCGGAGACATAGCCGGACGAGAGGGAGGTGTGGTCCGGGTTGATCAGATCGGCGAACCGTGCGAACTCGTGCAGGCGCGCGAGCGACGGCTTGCCCAGAAAGGCCGTCGTGATCCCCGGACGCAGTTCGTGGACCGTCCGCACGCTCTGCTCGCTGAAGCTCTGGACGACCAGCCGGTTCCTGAGATGGTCCGGATCCAGCCAGCCTTCGTTGCTCAGGACCTTGAGGGTCTGCCGCTCGATACCCGGATAAAGCTCGGGGTTCTTGATCTCCAGCACGAGCTTCTGGTGATTGTGCGAGACGCGGTTCATGTACTGCTTCAGCGTCGGCACACGTGTGCCCGCGTACCGGCGACCGAACCAGCTCCCCGCGTCCAGGCGCGCGATCTCCGCCGCGGTGAAGTCCTTGACCTTCCAGGGAGCCCGGCGGGGATAGACCTTCTTGACGTCGGTCGTACGGGCCAGGCTTGCGTCGTGGAGCACGACGAGCTCGCCGTCCTTGGTGCGCTGGACGTCGTTCTCGACCCAGCCGAAGCCCATCGCGGCCGCCTTGTCGATGGAGGCGAGGGTGTTCTCGGGCGCGTAGGCGGACGCTCCGCGATGCGAGACGATCGCCGGAGCCTTGCGCAGGGAGCCGGCCTGTGCGTGGGAGGTGGGGAGTATCAGAACGGTTCCCCCGACAAACGCGGCGGTCGTGGCGGCGGCAACGCGCACGTGCATACGTACTCCTCGCGTCGAGCGATCACAGACAGGTCAAGAGTGACAGCAGAGAGTCAACGACGGAGGGGTACGGGATGGACACGGATTGAATGGAGTTGACCAAGTCCGCTCACCGGCATCACACAGGTGCGGCGAGGTCGTGATTCTTTGCCGGAAAATCGTTCGACCATTCAGGTGAGGGTCATACTCTCTGCCTCGACCCTGGCCGTTGTTTCGGTCCTGAGGGTGGGGGCATTTCCGGGAATTTCTGGCGTAAAAGGGCGGGAAGGGCAGCCGCGCATGCAGGGCACGGTCGACGGCTTCAGTTACGGACTCGTCACACCGCTGGTGGCGTACCTCATGGCCTGCCTGGGCGGAGCGCTCGGCCTGCGCTGCACCACCAGATCGATGCTCGTCGCCCACTCCTGGCGGGCCGGCTGGCTCGCGCTCGGCTCGGTGGCGATCGCCTCGGGCATATGGACCATGCATTTCATAGCCATGATGGGGTTCACCGTAAAGGAGACCCCGGTCCACTACGACAAGCCGACGACGTTCGCGAGCCTGGGCGTTGCCATCGTGATGGTCGGCATCGGGATCTTCATCGTGGGTTACCGGGGCGCCACCGGAACGGCGCTCTTCACCGGGGGGACCATCACCGGTCTGGGAGTCGCCTCGATGCACTATCTGGGCATGGCCGGCATGCGCCTCAACGGGAACCTCGAGTACAACACCCTCACCGTCTCCGCCTCGGTGGTCATAGCCGTCGTCGCCGCCACCGCCGCTCTGTGGGCGGCGGGGCAGGTCCGGGGATTCCTCTGGAGCGTGGGCGCCAGCCTCGTCATGGGGCTGGCCGTCAGCGGTATGCACTACACGGGCATGGCCGCCCTCAGCGTCCATCTCCACGGCACGTCCAGCAGTCCCGACGGCGACTCGGCCGCCGCACTGCTCGCGCCCATGATGATCGGCCCGCTGGTCTTCCTGTGTCTGGCGGGCGTCGTCGTGATGTTCGACCCGCTGATGGTCATGGGCAAGCCCGACTGGAGGCCCACGGAGCACCGGCCCGGCGTCCCGGCCCACCCCACGGTCCAGTACGTCGGCCGCCGCCCTCTGCCGCGCGCCGGCCGGGAGCGCGGCCACCGCAGCTCACGCACCCCCCAGAACCGGTGATCCGGGCCCGTTGTCAGTGCGGGGTCGTACGGTGGAACCCATGCGGCCCGTATCAAAGATCGAACGTTCGGTGGCGCCCTTCGAGGTCGTCAGCCCCTACCAGCCGAGCGGTGACCAGCCGGCGGCCATCGCCGACCTGGAAAAGCGCATCCGCGCGGGTGAGAAGGATGTCGTCCTGCTGGGCGCGACCGGCACCGGAAAGTCCGCCACCACCGCGTGGATGATCGAGAAGCTCCAGCGCCCCACGCTCGTCATGGCACCGAACAAGACGCTGGCCGCCCAGTTGGCCAACGAGTTCCGCGAGCTGCTG is a window of Streptomyces mirabilis DNA encoding:
- a CDS encoding uridine kinase, which produces MRLEAITWERLGDLLAERLLDLKPDDGSPWPRIAFDGAPAAHPGDLAQRVCEALRIRGRSSLVVGTEGFLRPASLRLEYGHEDAEAYYNGWVDTSALWREVFGPLDPGGDGRVLPDLWDPATDRATRSPYVQLPPGGVLLLHGPFLLRHWFPFDLSVHVLLSPGALRRRTPESEHWTLPAFERYETEVDPGATADVLVRADDPRHPAWNG
- a CDS encoding glutamate synthase subunit beta codes for the protein MADPKGFMTTPREENPRRPVEERVRDWNEVYVPGALLPIISRQADRCMDCGIPFCHDACPLGNLIPEWNDLVSREDWRAASDRLHATNNFPEFTGRLCPAPCEAGCVLAINQPAVTIKNVEVAIADRAWADGFTPPRPPDRLSGRTVAVIGSGPAGLAAAQQLTRAGHTVAVYERADRIGGLLRYGIPAFKMEKRHLDRRLEQMRAEGTKFRTSTAIGRDLGAAELRARYDAVVLAVGATAWRELDVPGRELAGIHQAMEYLPLADRVCEGDLEVSPLSAAGKHVVIVGGGDTGADCLGTAVREGAASVTQLDIYPQPEAERDEDVEPWPTYPKIYRLSAAHEEARDLETAPAADADARLFAASTLHFTGDADGHVRSLHLVEVDERRRPVPGSGRSLPADLVLLALGFSGPDRHDGLIDQLGLVLDARGTITRDTDFATNVPKVFVAGDAARGQSLIVWAIAEGRSVAAAVDRALAGTSQLPAPIGPYDRPMIA
- a CDS encoding DUF2293 domain-containing protein, which gives rise to MAPIATPPPPGGLLVIQPLKKRLCAECRSGPLALLVLEEGEPRCLDCADLGHLVFLPRGDTALTRRSREGSALSAVVVRFNRRRSRYERQGVLVEEAALARAEERCLADAEVRRRRRARDARRREAEDLRFTEAFAREIRGLFPGCPADRARAIAAHASVRGSGRVGRSAAGRALSEAAVTAAVRAAVRHTDTPYDQLLMSGVPRHEARRRIAAAVEARLQGWHDELAARA
- a CDS encoding methyltransferase domain-containing protein, translating into MTQTDGYLLDNRQTEAGKRFDAFATLFDPTTFRHIERFGIGSGWRCWEVGAGGTSVVSWLAKKVGPTGRVVATDIDTSWAASAARPPVEIRVHDVGAEEPPGEGFDLVHARLVLVHVPDRERALRSMVKALRPGGRLLIEDADPALQPLLCPDEHGPEQQLANRLRHGFRKLLAERGADLSYGRKLPRLLREAGLREVEADAYFPVTSTACADLESATIRQIRDQLVTAGLATDEDIDRHLANVASGSMDLATAPMISAWGRK
- a CDS encoding CBS domain-containing protein; translated protein: MTTAGDIMHRGAQWIPAHETLDRAAQLMRELNVGALPISDENERLCGILTDRDIVVGCVAMGHDPAQVTAGEMAQGTPRWIESGADVGEVLQEMKGHQIRRLPVIENKRLVGMISEADLAQHLTDEQLAAWVESVYARSALR
- the corA gene encoding magnesium/cobalt transporter CorA; this translates as MSMAGNLRKVTGLGKVGGLRKVARLARRRTRVDLSHHARSPLGTAVVNCVAYQDGARVPGGRDLVETVERIRKSDEGFVWLGLHEPTDQEFAGIADLFDLHPLAVEDAVEAHQRPKLERYGDTLFAVFKTVCYVEHKELTATSEVVNTGEIMVFVGSDFVITVRHGRHGSLGPLREGLEADARQLAKGPAAVLHAIADHVVDDYVHVTDSVQEDIDQVEADVFAENGARADAGRIYQLKRELLELKRAVVPLARPVQELATRPIRVIAPEIQAYFRDVSDHLLRVTEQIAAFDELLNSILQAHLAQVTVAQNEDMRKITAWAAVIAVPTMVCGLYGMNFDHMPELHWRFGYPIVIGVITLACLVLYRGFRRNGWL
- a CDS encoding DUF1772 domain-containing protein yields the protein MIDGPYFVLTVLGVLGCGLVAGVFCGFSTFVMRGLAELPPAQGVAAMNAINVAAVRPAFMLVFVGSAGLCAVLAVVTFVLLPDEGTVELLLGSALYLFGTFGVTVVANVPRNDALLRMDPGTPEAAVYWRSYVREWTLWNHVRAVASAAAAVSYTLALT